A window of the Brassica napus cultivar Da-Ae unplaced genomic scaffold, Da-Ae ScsIHWf_2388;HRSCAF=3086, whole genome shotgun sequence genome harbors these coding sequences:
- the LOC125600764 gene encoding thymidine kinase a-like, protein QNLYHGDPQASVLLSDISKDEGHLGSGAIHVITGPMFSGKSTSLLRRIKTEISVGRSVAMVKSSKDTRYAKDSVVTHDGIGFPCWALPDLMSFPERFGQDAYDKLDVIGIDEAQFFGDLYEFCCKVADVDGKTVVVAVRLDGDYLRRRFGAILDIIPIADSVTKLTARCEVCGQKVSSLSKDSAKRDTRTALIGGADVYMPVCRKHYVNNQIVINASKKVLDSDKERAESCVDTVATMVQV, encoded by the exons CAAAATCTCTACCATGGCGACCCCCAAGCTTCCGTTTTGCTCAGTGACATCTCCAAAGATGAGGGACATCTCGGATCCGGTGCCATTCATGTTATCACGGGTCCTATGTTTTCCGGGAAATCCACATCTCTCCTCCGGCGAATCAAGACAGAGATCAGCGTCGGAAG AAGTGTTGCGATGGTGAAATCGAGTAAGGATACGAGATACGCCAAGGATTCAGTGGTGACGCATGACGGAATCGGATTCCCTTGCTGGGCTCTTCCAGATCTAATGTCGTTTCCCGAGAGATTCGGACAAGATGCTTACGACAAG CTTGATGTGATTGGTATTGACGAGGCACAGTTCTTCGGAGATCTTTATGAGTTTTGCTGCAAAGTCGCTGATGTTGATGGCAAAACTGTTGTTGTTGCAGTGCGGCTTGATGGTGATTATCTAAG AAGGAGATTTGGTGCTATTCTTGATATTATACCAATAGCTGATTCTGTGACGAAGCTAACTGCGAGGTGTGAGGTTTGTGGACAGAAAGTTTCTTCACTCTCAAAAGACTCTGCGAAACGCGACACCAGAACCGCGCTGATCGGTGGAGCTGATGTCTATATGCCTGTTTGTCGTAAGCATTATGTCAATAATCAAATTGTCATCAATGCTTCAAAGAAAGTGTTGGATTCTGACAAGGAAAGAGCTGAATCCTGTGTGGACACAGTTGCCACTATGGTCCAAGTCTGA